From Ictidomys tridecemlineatus isolate mIctTri1 chromosome 2, mIctTri1.hap1, whole genome shotgun sequence, the proteins below share one genomic window:
- the Stk11 gene encoding serine/threonine-protein kinase STK11 isoform X4 encodes MDVADPQQLGMFTEGELMSVGMDTFIHRIDSTEVIYQPRRKRAKLIGKYLMGDLLGEGSYGKVKEVLDSETLCRRAVKILKKKKLRRIPNGEANVKKEIQLLRRLRHRNVIQLVDVLYNEEKQKMYMVMEYCVCGMQEMLDSVPEKRFPVCQAHGYFCQLIDGLEYLHSQGIVHKDIKPGNLLLTTSGTLKISDLGVAEALHPFAADDTCRTSQGSPAFQPPEIANGLDTFSGFKVDIWSAGVTLYNITTGLYPFEGDNIYKLFENIGKGDYTIPGDCGPPLSDLLKGMLEYEPTKRFSIRQIRQHSWFRKKHPLAEALVPIPPSPDTKDRWRSMTVVPYLEDLHGRTDEDEDEDLFDIEDGIIYTQDFTVPGPRRGGQSEWTEPQLAQGCVHERHRVRAAELQDQGGVPGQCHQPCPQSLLQQQDPPTLSLQAAVRAQPAGGTRPTSWWGDGNHSQGRSGTQPVGAVPSSPGLLSPRA; translated from the exons ATGGACGTGGCGGACCCGCAGCAGCTGGGCATGTTCACGGAGGGCGAGCTGATGTCCGTGGGCATGGACACCTTCATCCACCGCATCGACTCCACGGAGGTCATCTACCAGCCCCGCCGCAAGCGGGCCAAACTCATCGGCAAGTACCTGATGGGGGACTTGCTGGGGGAGGGCTCCTACGGCAAGGTGAAGGAGGTGCTGGACTCGGAGACGCTGTGCCGGAGGGCCGTCAAGATCCTCAAGAAGAAGAAGTTGCGGCGGATCCCCAACGGGGAGGCCAACGTGAAGAA GGAGATCCAGCTCCTGAGGCGTCTGCGGCACAGAAACGTCATCCAGCTGGTAGACGTGCTGTACAACGAGGAGAAGCAAAAGAT GTATATGGTGATGGAGTACTGCGTGTGTGGCATGCAGGAGATGCTGGACAGTGTGCCCGAGAAGCGCTTCCCTGTGTGCCAAGCCCACGG GTACTTCTGCCAGCTCATCGACGGACTGGAGTACCTGCACAGCCAGGGTATCGTGCACAAGGACATCAAACCCGGTAATCTGCTGCTCACCACCAGTGGCACACTCAAGATCTCTGACCTGGGTGTCGCGGAG GCCCTGCACCCTTTTGCTGCGGATGACACTTGCCGGACAAGCCAGGGCTCCCCAGCATTCCAGCCACCTGAAATTGCCAATGGCCTGGACACCTTCTCTGGCTTCAAGGTGGACATCTGGTCAGCTGGAGTCACACT CTACAACATCACAACGGGCCTGTACCCATTTGAAGGGGACAACATCTACAAGCTGTTCGAGAACATTGGGAAGGGGGACTACACGATCCCGGGTGACTGTGGCCCCCCGCTCTCTGACCTGCTCAAAG GGATGCTGGAGTACGAGCCCACCAAGAGGTTCTCCATACGGCAGATCCGGCAGCACAG CTGGTTCCGGAAGAAGCATCCACTGGCAGAGGCCTTGGTGCCCATCCCGCCCAGCCCAGACACCAAGGACCGCTGGCGCAGCATGACAGTCGTGCCCTACCTGGAGGACCTACATGGCCGCActgatgaggatgaggatgaggacCTCTTTGACATTGAGGATGGCATCATCTACACCCAGGACTTCACCGTGCCTG GTCCCAGAAGAGGAGGCCAGTCAGAATGGACAGAGCCACAGCTTGCCCAAGGCTGTGTGCATGAACGGCACAGAGTCCGCGCAGCTGAGCTCCAAGACCAAGGTGGAGTGCCGGGCCAGTGCCACCAACCCTGCCCGCAAAGCCTGCTCCAGCAGCAAGATCCGCCGACTCTCAGCCTGCAAGCAGCAGTGAGGGCCCAGCCTGCAGGTGGTACGCGCCCAACCAGCTGGTGGGGGGATGGCAACCACAGCCAGGGCCGTTCTGGCACTCAGCCTGTCGGTGCAGTCCCCAGCAGTCCTGGGCTCTTGAGTCCCAGGGCCTAG
- the Stk11 gene encoding serine/threonine-protein kinase STK11 isoform X1 — protein MDVADPQQLGMFTEGELMSVGMDTFIHRIDSTEVIYQPRRKRAKLIGKYLMGDLLGEGSYGKVKEVLDSETLCRRAVKILKKKKLRRIPNGEANVKKEIQLLRRLRHRNVIQLVDVLYNEEKQKMYMVMEYCVCGMQEMLDSVPEKRFPVCQAHGYFCQLIDGLEYLHSQGIVHKDIKPGNLLLTTSGTLKISDLGVAEALHPFAADDTCRTSQGSPAFQPPEIANGLDTFSGFKVDIWSAGVTLYNITTGLYPFEGDNIYKLFENIGKGDYTIPGDCGPPLSDLLKGMLEYEPTKRFSIRQIRQHSWFRKKHPLAEALVPIPPSPDTKDRWRSMTVVPYLEDLHGRTDEDEDEDLFDIEDGIIYTQDFTVPGPRRGGQSEWTEPQLAQGCVHERHRVRAAELQDQGGVPGQCHQPCPQSLLQQQDPPTLSLQAAVRAQPAGACFQEPWPGAMAQALLSLPVSSWSTACPGRWPPCLCADCSGRQAHKGQDWGWQGLGPGPALTPLHTAPLDSRHHLTLPSCVEPPQGEGGRGLASEMHFMFRLLALQPPPWSPLCSCQGLPCLRTGDQASGSRLACRTTRGSRWLPCFCHLVGSFSLFFFK, from the exons ATGGACGTGGCGGACCCGCAGCAGCTGGGCATGTTCACGGAGGGCGAGCTGATGTCCGTGGGCATGGACACCTTCATCCACCGCATCGACTCCACGGAGGTCATCTACCAGCCCCGCCGCAAGCGGGCCAAACTCATCGGCAAGTACCTGATGGGGGACTTGCTGGGGGAGGGCTCCTACGGCAAGGTGAAGGAGGTGCTGGACTCGGAGACGCTGTGCCGGAGGGCCGTCAAGATCCTCAAGAAGAAGAAGTTGCGGCGGATCCCCAACGGGGAGGCCAACGTGAAGAA GGAGATCCAGCTCCTGAGGCGTCTGCGGCACAGAAACGTCATCCAGCTGGTAGACGTGCTGTACAACGAGGAGAAGCAAAAGAT GTATATGGTGATGGAGTACTGCGTGTGTGGCATGCAGGAGATGCTGGACAGTGTGCCCGAGAAGCGCTTCCCTGTGTGCCAAGCCCACGG GTACTTCTGCCAGCTCATCGACGGACTGGAGTACCTGCACAGCCAGGGTATCGTGCACAAGGACATCAAACCCGGTAATCTGCTGCTCACCACCAGTGGCACACTCAAGATCTCTGACCTGGGTGTCGCGGAG GCCCTGCACCCTTTTGCTGCGGATGACACTTGCCGGACAAGCCAGGGCTCCCCAGCATTCCAGCCACCTGAAATTGCCAATGGCCTGGACACCTTCTCTGGCTTCAAGGTGGACATCTGGTCAGCTGGAGTCACACT CTACAACATCACAACGGGCCTGTACCCATTTGAAGGGGACAACATCTACAAGCTGTTCGAGAACATTGGGAAGGGGGACTACACGATCCCGGGTGACTGTGGCCCCCCGCTCTCTGACCTGCTCAAAG GGATGCTGGAGTACGAGCCCACCAAGAGGTTCTCCATACGGCAGATCCGGCAGCACAG CTGGTTCCGGAAGAAGCATCCACTGGCAGAGGCCTTGGTGCCCATCCCGCCCAGCCCAGACACCAAGGACCGCTGGCGCAGCATGACAGTCGTGCCCTACCTGGAGGACCTACATGGCCGCActgatgaggatgaggatgaggacCTCTTTGACATTGAGGATGGCATCATCTACACCCAGGACTTCACCGTGCCTG GTCCCAGAAGAGGAGGCCAGTCAGAATGGACAGAGCCACAGCTTGCCCAAGGCTGTGTGCATGAACGGCACAGAGTCCGCGCAGCTGAGCTCCAAGACCAAGGTGGAGTGCCGGGCCAGTGCCACCAACCCTGCCCGCAAAGCCTGCTCCAGCAGCAAGATCCGCCGACTCTCAGCCTGCAAGCAGCAGTGAGGGCCCAGCCTGCAGGTG CCTGTTTCCAGGAGCCCTGGCCAGGTGCCATGGCCCAGGCCCTCCTCAGTCTTCCTGTCAGCTCTTGGTCCACTGCCTGCCCAGGAAGGTGGCCGCCATGCCTCTGTGCTGACTGCTCAGGACGTCAGGCGCACAAGGGCCAGGACTGGGGTTGGCAGGGACTTGGGCCTGGCCCTGCCCTCACCCCTCTGCACACAGCACCGCTGGACAGTAGACACCACTTGACTTTGCCGTCCTGTGTGGAGCCtccccagggagagggagggaggggcctggCCTCTGAGATGCACTTTATGTTTAGACTACTGGCTCTCCAGCCACCTCCATGGTCTCCACTCTGCTCCTGTCAGGGCCTCCCATGCCTGCGGACTGGAGATCAGGCCTCTGGCAGCCGCCTTGCATGCAGAACCACCCGAGGGAGCCGCTGGCTGCCTTGTTTTTGTCATTTGGTtggttccttttctcttttcttttttaaataa
- the Stk11 gene encoding serine/threonine-protein kinase STK11 isoform X5, with protein MDVADPQQLGMFTEGELMSVGMDTFIHRIDSTEVIYQPRRKRAKLIGKYLMGDLLGEGSYGKVKEVLDSETLCRRAVKILKKKKLRRIPNGEANVKKEIQLLRRLRHRNVIQLVDVLYNEEKQKMYMVMEYCVCGMQEMLDSVPEKRFPVCQAHGYFCQLIDGLEYLHSQGIVHKDIKPGNLLLTTSGTLKISDLGVAEALHPFAADDTCRTSQGSPAFQPPEIANGLDTFSGFKVDIWSAGVTLYNITTGLYPFEGDNIYKLFENIGKGDYTIPGDCGPPLSDLLKGMLEYEPTKRFSIRQIRQHSWFRKKHPLAEALVPIPPSPDTKDRWRSMTVVPYLEDLHGRTDEDEDEDLFDIEDGIIYTQDFTVPGDEEASEAGLSEERGVQKSQGQVPEEEASQNGQSHSLPKAVCMNGTESAQLSSKTKVECRASATNPARKACSSSKIRRLSACKQQ; from the exons ATGGACGTGGCGGACCCGCAGCAGCTGGGCATGTTCACGGAGGGCGAGCTGATGTCCGTGGGCATGGACACCTTCATCCACCGCATCGACTCCACGGAGGTCATCTACCAGCCCCGCCGCAAGCGGGCCAAACTCATCGGCAAGTACCTGATGGGGGACTTGCTGGGGGAGGGCTCCTACGGCAAGGTGAAGGAGGTGCTGGACTCGGAGACGCTGTGCCGGAGGGCCGTCAAGATCCTCAAGAAGAAGAAGTTGCGGCGGATCCCCAACGGGGAGGCCAACGTGAAGAA GGAGATCCAGCTCCTGAGGCGTCTGCGGCACAGAAACGTCATCCAGCTGGTAGACGTGCTGTACAACGAGGAGAAGCAAAAGAT GTATATGGTGATGGAGTACTGCGTGTGTGGCATGCAGGAGATGCTGGACAGTGTGCCCGAGAAGCGCTTCCCTGTGTGCCAAGCCCACGG GTACTTCTGCCAGCTCATCGACGGACTGGAGTACCTGCACAGCCAGGGTATCGTGCACAAGGACATCAAACCCGGTAATCTGCTGCTCACCACCAGTGGCACACTCAAGATCTCTGACCTGGGTGTCGCGGAG GCCCTGCACCCTTTTGCTGCGGATGACACTTGCCGGACAAGCCAGGGCTCCCCAGCATTCCAGCCACCTGAAATTGCCAATGGCCTGGACACCTTCTCTGGCTTCAAGGTGGACATCTGGTCAGCTGGAGTCACACT CTACAACATCACAACGGGCCTGTACCCATTTGAAGGGGACAACATCTACAAGCTGTTCGAGAACATTGGGAAGGGGGACTACACGATCCCGGGTGACTGTGGCCCCCCGCTCTCTGACCTGCTCAAAG GGATGCTGGAGTACGAGCCCACCAAGAGGTTCTCCATACGGCAGATCCGGCAGCACAG CTGGTTCCGGAAGAAGCATCCACTGGCAGAGGCCTTGGTGCCCATCCCGCCCAGCCCAGACACCAAGGACCGCTGGCGCAGCATGACAGTCGTGCCCTACCTGGAGGACCTACATGGCCGCActgatgaggatgaggatgaggacCTCTTTGACATTGAGGATGGCATCATCTACACCCAGGACTTCACCGTGCCTG GTGACGAGGAGGCGTCTGAGGCAGGGCTTAGCGAGGAGAGAGGCGTGCAGAAGAGCCAGG GACAGGTCCCAGAAGAGGAGGCCAGTCAGAATGGACAGAGCCACAGCTTGCCCAAGGCTGTGTGCATGAACGGCACAGAGTCCGCGCAGCTGAGCTCCAAGACCAAGGTGGAGTGCCGGGCCAGTGCCACCAACCCTGCCCGCAAAGCCTGCTCCAGCAGCAAGATCCGCCGACTCTCAGCCTGCAAGCAGCAGTGA
- the Stk11 gene encoding serine/threonine-protein kinase STK11 isoform X6 produces MDVADPQQLGMFTEGELMSVGMDTFIHRIDSTEVIYQPRRKRAKLIGKYLMGDLLGEGSYGKVKEVLDSETLCRRAVKILKKKKLRRIPNGEANVKKEIQLLRRLRHRNVIQLVDVLYNEEKQKMYMVMEYCVCGMQEMLDSVPEKRFPVCQAHGYFCQLIDGLEYLHSQGIVHKDIKPGNLLLTTSGTLKISDLGVAEALHPFAADDTCRTSQGSPAFQPPEIANGLDTFSGFKVDIWSAGVTLYNITTGLYPFEGDNIYKLFENIGKGDYTIPGDCGPPLSDLLKGMLEYEPTKRFSIRQIRQHSWFRKKHPLAEALVPIPPSPDTKDRWRSMTVVPYLEDLHGRTDEDEDEDLFDIEDGIIYTQDFTVPGQVPEEEASQNGQSHSLPKAVCMNGTESAQLSSKTKVECRASATNPARKACSSSKIRRLSACKQQ; encoded by the exons ATGGACGTGGCGGACCCGCAGCAGCTGGGCATGTTCACGGAGGGCGAGCTGATGTCCGTGGGCATGGACACCTTCATCCACCGCATCGACTCCACGGAGGTCATCTACCAGCCCCGCCGCAAGCGGGCCAAACTCATCGGCAAGTACCTGATGGGGGACTTGCTGGGGGAGGGCTCCTACGGCAAGGTGAAGGAGGTGCTGGACTCGGAGACGCTGTGCCGGAGGGCCGTCAAGATCCTCAAGAAGAAGAAGTTGCGGCGGATCCCCAACGGGGAGGCCAACGTGAAGAA GGAGATCCAGCTCCTGAGGCGTCTGCGGCACAGAAACGTCATCCAGCTGGTAGACGTGCTGTACAACGAGGAGAAGCAAAAGAT GTATATGGTGATGGAGTACTGCGTGTGTGGCATGCAGGAGATGCTGGACAGTGTGCCCGAGAAGCGCTTCCCTGTGTGCCAAGCCCACGG GTACTTCTGCCAGCTCATCGACGGACTGGAGTACCTGCACAGCCAGGGTATCGTGCACAAGGACATCAAACCCGGTAATCTGCTGCTCACCACCAGTGGCACACTCAAGATCTCTGACCTGGGTGTCGCGGAG GCCCTGCACCCTTTTGCTGCGGATGACACTTGCCGGACAAGCCAGGGCTCCCCAGCATTCCAGCCACCTGAAATTGCCAATGGCCTGGACACCTTCTCTGGCTTCAAGGTGGACATCTGGTCAGCTGGAGTCACACT CTACAACATCACAACGGGCCTGTACCCATTTGAAGGGGACAACATCTACAAGCTGTTCGAGAACATTGGGAAGGGGGACTACACGATCCCGGGTGACTGTGGCCCCCCGCTCTCTGACCTGCTCAAAG GGATGCTGGAGTACGAGCCCACCAAGAGGTTCTCCATACGGCAGATCCGGCAGCACAG CTGGTTCCGGAAGAAGCATCCACTGGCAGAGGCCTTGGTGCCCATCCCGCCCAGCCCAGACACCAAGGACCGCTGGCGCAGCATGACAGTCGTGCCCTACCTGGAGGACCTACATGGCCGCActgatgaggatgaggatgaggacCTCTTTGACATTGAGGATGGCATCATCTACACCCAGGACTTCACCGTGCCTG GACAGGTCCCAGAAGAGGAGGCCAGTCAGAATGGACAGAGCCACAGCTTGCCCAAGGCTGTGTGCATGAACGGCACAGAGTCCGCGCAGCTGAGCTCCAAGACCAAGGTGGAGTGCCGGGCCAGTGCCACCAACCCTGCCCGCAAAGCCTGCTCCAGCAGCAAGATCCGCCGACTCTCAGCCTGCAAGCAGCAGTGA
- the Stk11 gene encoding serine/threonine-protein kinase STK11 isoform X3: MDVADPQQLGMFTEGELMSVGMDTFIHRIDSTEVIYQPRRKRAKLIGKYLMGDLLGEGSYGKVKEVLDSETLCRRAVKILKKKKLRRIPNGEANVKKYFCQLIDGLEYLHSQGIVHKDIKPGNLLLTTSGTLKISDLGVAEALHPFAADDTCRTSQGSPAFQPPEIANGLDTFSGFKVDIWSAGVTLYNITTGLYPFEGDNIYKLFENIGKGDYTIPGDCGPPLSDLLKGMLEYEPTKRFSIRQIRQHSWFRKKHPLAEALVPIPPSPDTKDRWRSMTVVPYLEDLHGRTDEDEDEDLFDIEDGIIYTQDFTVPGPRRGGQSEWTEPQLAQGCVHERHRVRAAELQDQGGVPGQCHQPCPQSLLQQQDPPTLSLQAAVRAQPAGACFQEPWPGAMAQALLSLPVSSWSTACPGRWPPCLCADCSGRQAHKGQDWGWQGLGPGPALTPLHTAPLDSRHHLTLPSCVEPPQGEGGRGLASEMHFMFRLLALQPPPWSPLCSCQGLPCLRTGDQASGSRLACRTTRGSRWLPCFCHLVGSFSLFFFK; encoded by the exons ATGGACGTGGCGGACCCGCAGCAGCTGGGCATGTTCACGGAGGGCGAGCTGATGTCCGTGGGCATGGACACCTTCATCCACCGCATCGACTCCACGGAGGTCATCTACCAGCCCCGCCGCAAGCGGGCCAAACTCATCGGCAAGTACCTGATGGGGGACTTGCTGGGGGAGGGCTCCTACGGCAAGGTGAAGGAGGTGCTGGACTCGGAGACGCTGTGCCGGAGGGCCGTCAAGATCCTCAAGAAGAAGAAGTTGCGGCGGATCCCCAACGGGGAGGCCAACGTGAAGAA GTACTTCTGCCAGCTCATCGACGGACTGGAGTACCTGCACAGCCAGGGTATCGTGCACAAGGACATCAAACCCGGTAATCTGCTGCTCACCACCAGTGGCACACTCAAGATCTCTGACCTGGGTGTCGCGGAG GCCCTGCACCCTTTTGCTGCGGATGACACTTGCCGGACAAGCCAGGGCTCCCCAGCATTCCAGCCACCTGAAATTGCCAATGGCCTGGACACCTTCTCTGGCTTCAAGGTGGACATCTGGTCAGCTGGAGTCACACT CTACAACATCACAACGGGCCTGTACCCATTTGAAGGGGACAACATCTACAAGCTGTTCGAGAACATTGGGAAGGGGGACTACACGATCCCGGGTGACTGTGGCCCCCCGCTCTCTGACCTGCTCAAAG GGATGCTGGAGTACGAGCCCACCAAGAGGTTCTCCATACGGCAGATCCGGCAGCACAG CTGGTTCCGGAAGAAGCATCCACTGGCAGAGGCCTTGGTGCCCATCCCGCCCAGCCCAGACACCAAGGACCGCTGGCGCAGCATGACAGTCGTGCCCTACCTGGAGGACCTACATGGCCGCActgatgaggatgaggatgaggacCTCTTTGACATTGAGGATGGCATCATCTACACCCAGGACTTCACCGTGCCTG GTCCCAGAAGAGGAGGCCAGTCAGAATGGACAGAGCCACAGCTTGCCCAAGGCTGTGTGCATGAACGGCACAGAGTCCGCGCAGCTGAGCTCCAAGACCAAGGTGGAGTGCCGGGCCAGTGCCACCAACCCTGCCCGCAAAGCCTGCTCCAGCAGCAAGATCCGCCGACTCTCAGCCTGCAAGCAGCAGTGAGGGCCCAGCCTGCAGGTG CCTGTTTCCAGGAGCCCTGGCCAGGTGCCATGGCCCAGGCCCTCCTCAGTCTTCCTGTCAGCTCTTGGTCCACTGCCTGCCCAGGAAGGTGGCCGCCATGCCTCTGTGCTGACTGCTCAGGACGTCAGGCGCACAAGGGCCAGGACTGGGGTTGGCAGGGACTTGGGCCTGGCCCTGCCCTCACCCCTCTGCACACAGCACCGCTGGACAGTAGACACCACTTGACTTTGCCGTCCTGTGTGGAGCCtccccagggagagggagggaggggcctggCCTCTGAGATGCACTTTATGTTTAGACTACTGGCTCTCCAGCCACCTCCATGGTCTCCACTCTGCTCCTGTCAGGGCCTCCCATGCCTGCGGACTGGAGATCAGGCCTCTGGCAGCCGCCTTGCATGCAGAACCACCCGAGGGAGCCGCTGGCTGCCTTGTTTTTGTCATTTGGTtggttccttttctcttttcttttttaaataa
- the Stk11 gene encoding serine/threonine-protein kinase STK11 isoform X2, protein MFQCHCIAQAGFHRLHLTSRHQGLQALPPGVGLGARGSMYLMREIQLLRRLRHRNVIQLVDVLYNEEKQKMYMVMEYCVCGMQEMLDSVPEKRFPVCQAHGYFCQLIDGLEYLHSQGIVHKDIKPGNLLLTTSGTLKISDLGVAEALHPFAADDTCRTSQGSPAFQPPEIANGLDTFSGFKVDIWSAGVTLYNITTGLYPFEGDNIYKLFENIGKGDYTIPGDCGPPLSDLLKGMLEYEPTKRFSIRQIRQHSWFRKKHPLAEALVPIPPSPDTKDRWRSMTVVPYLEDLHGRTDEDEDEDLFDIEDGIIYTQDFTVPGPRRGGQSEWTEPQLAQGCVHERHRVRAAELQDQGGVPGQCHQPCPQSLLQQQDPPTLSLQAAVRAQPAGACFQEPWPGAMAQALLSLPVSSWSTACPGRWPPCLCADCSGRQAHKGQDWGWQGLGPGPALTPLHTAPLDSRHHLTLPSCVEPPQGEGGRGLASEMHFMFRLLALQPPPWSPLCSCQGLPCLRTGDQASGSRLACRTTRGSRWLPCFCHLVGSFSLFFFK, encoded by the exons ATGTTCCAGTGCCATTGCATAGCCCAGGCTGGGTTCCACCGGTTACACCTTACAAGCAGGCACCAAGGTCTGCAGGCCTTACCACCAGGGGTGGGACTCGGAGCCAGAGGAAGCATGTATTTAATGAG GGAGATCCAGCTCCTGAGGCGTCTGCGGCACAGAAACGTCATCCAGCTGGTAGACGTGCTGTACAACGAGGAGAAGCAAAAGAT GTATATGGTGATGGAGTACTGCGTGTGTGGCATGCAGGAGATGCTGGACAGTGTGCCCGAGAAGCGCTTCCCTGTGTGCCAAGCCCACGG GTACTTCTGCCAGCTCATCGACGGACTGGAGTACCTGCACAGCCAGGGTATCGTGCACAAGGACATCAAACCCGGTAATCTGCTGCTCACCACCAGTGGCACACTCAAGATCTCTGACCTGGGTGTCGCGGAG GCCCTGCACCCTTTTGCTGCGGATGACACTTGCCGGACAAGCCAGGGCTCCCCAGCATTCCAGCCACCTGAAATTGCCAATGGCCTGGACACCTTCTCTGGCTTCAAGGTGGACATCTGGTCAGCTGGAGTCACACT CTACAACATCACAACGGGCCTGTACCCATTTGAAGGGGACAACATCTACAAGCTGTTCGAGAACATTGGGAAGGGGGACTACACGATCCCGGGTGACTGTGGCCCCCCGCTCTCTGACCTGCTCAAAG GGATGCTGGAGTACGAGCCCACCAAGAGGTTCTCCATACGGCAGATCCGGCAGCACAG CTGGTTCCGGAAGAAGCATCCACTGGCAGAGGCCTTGGTGCCCATCCCGCCCAGCCCAGACACCAAGGACCGCTGGCGCAGCATGACAGTCGTGCCCTACCTGGAGGACCTACATGGCCGCActgatgaggatgaggatgaggacCTCTTTGACATTGAGGATGGCATCATCTACACCCAGGACTTCACCGTGCCTG GTCCCAGAAGAGGAGGCCAGTCAGAATGGACAGAGCCACAGCTTGCCCAAGGCTGTGTGCATGAACGGCACAGAGTCCGCGCAGCTGAGCTCCAAGACCAAGGTGGAGTGCCGGGCCAGTGCCACCAACCCTGCCCGCAAAGCCTGCTCCAGCAGCAAGATCCGCCGACTCTCAGCCTGCAAGCAGCAGTGAGGGCCCAGCCTGCAGGTG CCTGTTTCCAGGAGCCCTGGCCAGGTGCCATGGCCCAGGCCCTCCTCAGTCTTCCTGTCAGCTCTTGGTCCACTGCCTGCCCAGGAAGGTGGCCGCCATGCCTCTGTGCTGACTGCTCAGGACGTCAGGCGCACAAGGGCCAGGACTGGGGTTGGCAGGGACTTGGGCCTGGCCCTGCCCTCACCCCTCTGCACACAGCACCGCTGGACAGTAGACACCACTTGACTTTGCCGTCCTGTGTGGAGCCtccccagggagagggagggaggggcctggCCTCTGAGATGCACTTTATGTTTAGACTACTGGCTCTCCAGCCACCTCCATGGTCTCCACTCTGCTCCTGTCAGGGCCTCCCATGCCTGCGGACTGGAGATCAGGCCTCTGGCAGCCGCCTTGCATGCAGAACCACCCGAGGGAGCCGCTGGCTGCCTTGTTTTTGTCATTTGGTtggttccttttctcttttcttttttaaataa